A window of Actinomadura rubteroloni contains these coding sequences:
- a CDS encoding response regulator transcription factor, whose protein sequence is MTISVLLVDDERLIRAGLAAIIGAEPDLTVAGEADDGAEVLDAVRRLRPDVVLMDVRMPRLDGIEATRRILAAVPDPPKIIVVTTFENDEYVYDALKAGADGFLLKRARPDEILQAVRMVAGGDTLLFPAAIRALAAAHAPRADAADWHARLTEREADVLRLMARGRSNAEIAAELFVSPQTVKTHVGNLLAKLQARDRTQAVILAYETGFVVPR, encoded by the coding sequence ATGACGATCTCGGTCCTGCTGGTGGACGACGAACGCCTCATCCGCGCGGGCCTCGCCGCCATCATCGGCGCCGAGCCCGACCTGACCGTCGCGGGCGAGGCCGACGACGGCGCCGAGGTCCTGGACGCCGTCCGGCGGCTGCGGCCCGACGTGGTGCTGATGGACGTCCGGATGCCCCGGCTGGACGGCATCGAGGCCACCCGGCGGATCCTCGCGGCCGTCCCGGACCCGCCGAAGATCATCGTGGTGACGACGTTCGAGAACGACGAGTACGTCTACGACGCGCTCAAGGCCGGCGCGGACGGCTTCCTGCTCAAACGCGCCCGCCCGGACGAGATCCTGCAAGCTGTCCGGATGGTCGCGGGCGGCGACACGCTGCTGTTCCCCGCCGCGATCCGCGCCCTGGCCGCCGCGCACGCCCCCCGCGCCGACGCCGCCGACTGGCACGCCCGCCTGACCGAGCGCGAGGCCGACGTCCTGCGGCTCATGGCGCGCGGCCGGTCCAACGCCGAGATCGCCGCCGAACTGTTCGTCAGCCCCCAGACGGTCAAGACGCACGTCGGCAATCTCCTCGCCAAGCTCCAGGCCCGCGACCGCACGCAGGCCGTGATCCTCGCCTACGAGACGGGCTTCGTCGTCCCGCGCTGA
- a CDS encoding sensor histidine kinase, whose translation MRRVFRSVVARETWRRWAYLVVGGALLLPYFMLAMTVFGPIPMAEAPKTVLILLACPVAGAFVTGLVPAVRLLEGTAVRELVGGPLVALPPSAARSTGTRVRTGAWFTLHLFTGFVVSGLSLAVPPFGGALLLTAFVDWDLRSYLGPFGGGPLRPLLVPIGLGCLAGVMAVIVVAGRLTAAFAPRFLGPSPAERLADLEAAAVRLAERNRLARELHDSVGHALSVVTLQAAAAGRVLAADPAFAKEALSAIEESARTALEDLDHVLGLLRDDGRPAATAPQKTLDDLPRLLEQTRIAGVTLDARVDPDLARVPAAVSRETYRIAQECLTNALKHAGPVPVRFRLELRGDRLELAVGNPLAEPGHRPGASGGRGLAGIRERVTVLRGTLAAGPDGGRFEVAVSLPVGSHA comes from the coding sequence ATGCGTCGGGTTTTCCGGAGCGTCGTGGCGCGGGAGACGTGGCGGCGGTGGGCCTACCTCGTCGTCGGCGGGGCCCTGCTGCTGCCCTACTTCATGCTCGCGATGACGGTCTTCGGCCCGATCCCGATGGCCGAGGCCCCGAAGACGGTGCTGATCCTGCTCGCCTGCCCGGTGGCGGGGGCGTTCGTGACCGGGCTCGTCCCGGCCGTGCGGCTGCTGGAGGGCACGGCCGTCCGGGAGCTGGTCGGCGGGCCGCTCGTCGCGCTGCCGCCGTCCGCCGCGCGGTCGACGGGCACCCGCGTCCGCACCGGCGCGTGGTTCACGCTGCACCTGTTCACCGGGTTCGTCGTCAGCGGGCTCAGCCTCGCGGTGCCGCCGTTCGGGGGTGCGCTGCTGCTCACGGCGTTCGTCGACTGGGACCTGCGGAGCTACCTCGGCCCGTTCGGCGGCGGCCCCCTGCGACCGCTGCTCGTCCCGATCGGGCTGGGGTGCCTGGCGGGCGTCATGGCGGTGATCGTCGTCGCCGGACGGCTGACGGCCGCGTTCGCGCCCCGGTTCCTCGGCCCGTCGCCCGCCGAGCGGCTCGCCGACCTGGAGGCGGCGGCGGTCCGGCTCGCCGAGCGCAACCGGCTGGCGCGCGAGCTGCACGACTCGGTCGGGCACGCGCTCAGCGTCGTGACGCTCCAGGCGGCAGCGGCGGGCCGCGTCCTCGCCGCCGACCCGGCGTTCGCCAAGGAGGCACTGAGCGCGATCGAGGAGTCCGCGCGGACGGCCCTGGAGGATCTCGACCACGTCCTCGGGCTGCTGCGCGACGACGGCCGTCCCGCCGCGACCGCGCCGCAGAAGACGCTGGACGACCTGCCCCGGCTGCTGGAGCAGACCCGCATCGCGGGCGTGACGCTGGACGCCCGGGTCGATCCTGACCTCGCGCGCGTCCCGGCGGCGGTGTCCCGCGAGACCTACCGCATCGCGCAGGAGTGCCTGACGAACGCGCTCAAGCACGCCGGTCCGGTGCCGGTCCGGTTCCGGCTGGAACTGCGCGGGGACCGGCTGGAGCTGGCGGTCGGCAACCCGCTCGCCGAACCCGGGCACCGTCCGGGCGCGTCCGGGGGCCGGGGCCTCGCCGGGATCCGCGAACGCGTGACCGTCCTGCGCGGCACGCTCGCGGCGGGCCCGGACGGCGGACGCTTCGAGGTGGCCGTCTCGCTGCCGGTAGGTTCGCACGCATGA
- a CDS encoding cytochrome c oxidase assembly protein: MATTSRPAAAREGVPAVVRAAALASAAAIATLVVALVAGGAATEKVIPGLGDAGAATRWGLPFARLVMNLAASLTVGALLAAVVLLPMNARRAGKRGKGAEPGAAPLTADAIGYLRAASWFAATWAAAAGATLVLTVSDVLGQPALDVLTGNELSSYVGSLTQGRALMLVVLLAVVVALLAWTTTTPGAAAGLLALAVVAVLPPPLTGHSASAANHQVATTGVALHVVAIAPWVGGLAIVGVHALTGRDGLGVMTARFSRMALWCYVVVGASGMINVIARLPDPAELVTTSYGRLALGKIVAFALLGAVGWYHRERTVPAVEAGRPRAFARLAVAEVAIMAATTGLAVALARSAPPAPTTEESGVETLLGYAMPPHVTASRLVTLGVFDLYFAALVLVLGGVYLAGVVRLRRRGDHWSLPRTAAWLVGLVSILAVTQTGVGRYAPILFSVHMAQHMVLNMLTPIFLVAGAPITLALRALKPARVRGDRGPREWLTIALHSRFTALVTHPAVATILFVASTFVLYFTSLFETLMRSHLGHIAMMTHFLLTGLLFFWVLIGVDPAPRKLPYPGRILLLFVTMPFHAFFGIALMNLGEPLARGWYTAVHPAWGTSIIKDEHTAGAIAWAFGEVPTFIVLIILAFQWFFDDQRRARREDRRADRAQEAGGDPADDELAVYNARLARLAEQDRER; encoded by the coding sequence ATGGCGACGACTAGCCGTCCGGCGGCGGCGCGCGAGGGAGTCCCGGCGGTCGTCCGGGCCGCCGCGCTGGCGTCCGCCGCCGCCATCGCGACCCTGGTCGTGGCGCTCGTGGCGGGGGGCGCGGCCACCGAGAAGGTCATCCCCGGCCTCGGCGACGCGGGCGCCGCGACGCGGTGGGGGCTGCCGTTCGCGCGGCTCGTCATGAACCTGGCCGCGTCGCTGACCGTCGGGGCGCTGCTCGCGGCCGTCGTGCTGCTGCCGATGAACGCCCGCCGCGCCGGGAAGCGCGGCAAGGGCGCCGAGCCGGGCGCCGCGCCGCTGACGGCCGACGCGATCGGCTACCTGCGCGCCGCGTCCTGGTTCGCCGCGACCTGGGCGGCGGCGGCGGGCGCCACGCTCGTCCTGACGGTCTCCGACGTGCTCGGGCAGCCGGCCCTGGACGTCCTCACCGGCAACGAGCTGAGCAGCTACGTCGGGTCGCTGACGCAGGGTCGGGCGCTCATGCTCGTCGTCCTGCTCGCGGTCGTCGTGGCGCTGCTCGCCTGGACGACCACCACCCCCGGCGCGGCGGCCGGGCTGCTCGCGCTCGCGGTGGTCGCGGTACTGCCGCCGCCGCTCACCGGGCACTCGGCGTCGGCCGCCAACCACCAGGTCGCCACGACCGGCGTCGCGCTGCACGTCGTGGCGATCGCGCCGTGGGTGGGCGGGCTCGCGATCGTCGGCGTCCACGCCCTGACCGGCCGGGACGGGCTCGGCGTCATGACCGCGCGGTTCAGCCGGATGGCGCTGTGGTGCTACGTCGTCGTCGGCGCCAGCGGCATGATCAACGTGATCGCCCGGCTGCCCGACCCGGCCGAACTCGTCACGACCAGCTACGGGCGGCTGGCCCTCGGCAAGATCGTCGCGTTCGCGCTGCTCGGCGCCGTCGGCTGGTACCACCGGGAGAGGACCGTCCCGGCGGTCGAGGCCGGCCGGCCCCGCGCGTTCGCCCGGCTCGCCGTCGCCGAGGTCGCGATCATGGCGGCGACGACGGGGCTGGCCGTCGCGCTCGCCCGGTCCGCGCCGCCCGCGCCGACGACCGAGGAGTCGGGCGTCGAGACGCTGCTCGGCTACGCGATGCCGCCGCACGTGACGGCGTCCCGGCTCGTCACGCTCGGCGTCTTCGACCTGTACTTCGCGGCGCTCGTCCTCGTGCTCGGCGGCGTCTACCTCGCGGGCGTCGTGCGGCTGCGGCGGCGCGGCGACCACTGGTCCCTCCCGCGCACGGCGGCGTGGCTGGTCGGGCTGGTCAGCATCCTCGCGGTGACGCAGACGGGCGTCGGACGGTACGCGCCGATCCTGTTCAGCGTCCACATGGCGCAGCACATGGTCCTCAACATGCTGACGCCGATCTTCCTGGTGGCGGGCGCGCCGATCACGCTGGCACTGCGCGCCCTGAAGCCCGCGCGGGTGCGCGGCGACCGGGGGCCGCGCGAGTGGCTGACGATCGCGCTGCACAGCCGGTTCACCGCGCTGGTCACCCATCCGGCGGTGGCGACGATCCTGTTCGTGGCGAGCACGTTCGTCCTGTACTTCACGTCGCTGTTCGAGACGCTGATGCGCAGCCACCTCGGGCACATCGCGATGATGACGCACTTCCTGCTGACGGGCCTGCTGTTCTTCTGGGTCCTGATCGGGGTGGACCCGGCGCCGCGCAAGCTGCCCTACCCGGGACGCATCCTGCTGCTGTTCGTCACGATGCCGTTCCACGCGTTCTTCGGCATCGCGCTCATGAACCTCGGCGAACCGCTCGCGCGCGGCTGGTACACGGCGGTGCATCCGGCGTGGGGGACGTCGATCATCAAGGACGAGCACACGGCGGGCGCGATCGCGTGGGCCTTCGGGGAGGTCCCGACGTTCATCGTCCTGATCATCCTGGCGTTCCAGTGGTTCTTCGACGACCAGCGCCGGGCCCGCCGGGAGGACCGCAGGGCCGACCGCGCGCAGGAGGCCGGGGGCGATCCCGCCGACGACGAGCTGGCCGTCTACAACGCGCGGCTCGCCCGGCTCGCCGAGCAGGACCGCGAGCGCTGA
- a CDS encoding metal-dependent hydrolase, whose product MMGKTHALSGALAWLAAAPVLGSEKLLGSHAVDLSAKQLLAGAVVCAGAALLPDIDHHNGRIANTFGPITKVFCKYVGKVSGGHRQGTHSILFAVLMGFAMTWLATHFVYGWWAALFVIVGFGLRGIGLDFEGKEPQSAIADCVLAGLAVYLMHDLDMGFAGYAVALGCLAHLAGDCLTPRGCPLLWPIPWRLDVPLVPVTDGKVERWVVAPVLTLGVAVLAMRSVLGDIGARWLTRG is encoded by the coding sequence ATGATGGGAAAGACCCACGCGCTCAGCGGCGCGCTCGCGTGGCTGGCCGCCGCGCCGGTGCTGGGGAGCGAGAAGCTGCTGGGAAGCCATGCGGTGGACCTGTCCGCCAAGCAGCTCCTCGCGGGAGCGGTGGTGTGCGCCGGGGCCGCGCTGCTGCCCGACATCGACCACCACAACGGGCGCATCGCCAACACGTTCGGCCCGATCACCAAGGTGTTCTGCAAGTACGTCGGCAAGGTGTCCGGCGGGCACCGGCAGGGCACCCACTCGATCCTGTTCGCCGTCCTCATGGGCTTCGCGATGACGTGGCTCGCCACCCACTTCGTCTACGGCTGGTGGGCGGCGCTGTTCGTCATCGTCGGGTTCGGGCTGCGCGGCATCGGGCTGGACTTCGAGGGCAAGGAGCCGCAGTCGGCCATCGCCGACTGCGTCCTCGCCGGGCTCGCCGTCTACCTCATGCACGACCTCGACATGGGCTTCGCGGGCTACGCCGTCGCGCTCGGCTGCCTGGCCCACCTCGCCGGGGACTGCCTGACGCCGCGCGGCTGCCCGCTGCTGTGGCCGATCCCGTGGCGGCTGGACGTCCCGCTCGTCCCGGTGACGGACGGCAAGGTGGAGCGCTGGGTCGTCGCGCCCGTGCTGACGCTCGGCGTCGCGGTCCTCGCGATGCGGTCGGTGCTCGGCGACATCGGGGCGCGCTGGCTGACCCGGGGCTGA
- a CDS encoding baeRF3 domain-containing protein, with protein MPTHRGARRARADQIRLRNLLTEVRRRLQADARVAPGAVDEVVRGLEAAAGEADLRHAEDGLVLFATPDGEHHAFMIDQPVDERVVVDTTFATRDLLAADARRPSYWILSLSDRCARLWDGRDGDLAEHTGDGFPLDGEAPDEQRPGAAEERHRQVVRDAVHRLEAVLTRDARPVLVAGVTRHQAVFDELAGPQITIAGRVDGAHEGTPAAVLAELAQPVLHAYEDLREVAVLAELEAARGLQRYAAGLQEVARLVEAGRAEHLVVERGYYAPAVRTDGEVVPVDGPPGALRGADVVDDLVDDLIETTLEYGGEVTFVSDGFLVDHDRIAAVVRF; from the coding sequence ATGCCCACGCACCGGGGGGCGCGCCGCGCCCGCGCGGACCAGATCCGGCTCCGCAACCTGCTCACCGAGGTCCGGCGCCGTCTCCAGGCGGACGCGCGCGTCGCGCCCGGCGCGGTGGACGAGGTCGTGCGCGGGCTGGAGGCCGCCGCCGGGGAGGCGGACCTGCGGCACGCCGAGGACGGGCTGGTGCTGTTCGCGACGCCGGACGGCGAGCACCACGCGTTCATGATCGACCAGCCGGTGGACGAGCGGGTCGTCGTGGACACCACGTTCGCGACCCGCGACCTGCTCGCCGCCGACGCCCGGCGGCCGAGCTACTGGATCCTGTCCCTGTCGGACCGGTGCGCCCGGCTGTGGGACGGCCGCGACGGCGACCTGGCCGAGCACACCGGCGACGGGTTCCCGCTCGACGGCGAGGCGCCCGACGAGCAGCGGCCCGGCGCGGCGGAGGAACGGCACCGGCAGGTCGTCCGGGACGCCGTCCACCGGCTGGAGGCCGTGCTGACGCGCGACGCCCGGCCGGTGCTCGTCGCCGGGGTCACCCGCCACCAGGCGGTGTTCGACGAGCTGGCCGGGCCGCAGATCACGATCGCGGGCCGGGTGGACGGCGCGCACGAGGGCACGCCCGCCGCCGTCCTCGCCGAGCTGGCGCAGCCCGTCCTGCACGCCTACGAGGACCTGCGGGAGGTCGCCGTCCTCGCCGAGCTGGAGGCGGCGCGCGGGCTCCAGCGCTACGCCGCCGGGCTCCAGGAGGTCGCGCGGCTGGTCGAGGCGGGCCGCGCCGAGCACCTGGTCGTGGAGCGCGGCTACTACGCCCCGGCGGTGCGGACGGACGGCGAGGTCGTCCCGGTCGACGGCCCGCCCGGCGCCCTGCGCGGCGCGGACGTGGTGGACGACCTGGTCGACGACCTCATCGAGACCACGCTGGAGTACGGCGGCGAGGTCACGTTCGTCTCCGACGGCTTCCTCGTGGACCACGACCGGATCGCGGCGGTCGTCCGGTTCTAG